The Cotesia glomerata isolate CgM1 linkage group LG9, MPM_Cglom_v2.3, whole genome shotgun sequence region CCATGCGGCTGATAATTCCAAGCGTGGAATTGTCATAGTCTTCAGCGGTGCTACTTGCGTTTTTGAACACAGAAGTGAGACTTTTGTGTTCCCATCAGCGTCAGTGACTCTCAAATACACAGCGGCAGCCATAGCGTTCTGCGAAGCGTCTGAGAACCCGTGCAATTCCATAGTTGCTCCGGGTGCTATATTATTCCAGCGTGGAATGCGGATTGACTCTATGTTGCGGAGATCATCGCGGTATCCAGTCCATTTGTGTATGAGTGATGGTGACAGTTGTTCGTCCCATGACACTCTATCTAGCCACAGATCTTGCATGAAGATCTTGGCTTTGACTACTATTGGTGCGAGAAGTCCTAGCGGGTCATATAGCTTAGCGATTTCAGACAAAATAGCTCTTTTTGTCTTTGGCGTCTCTTGCGGTAGCGTGTACTTGAACTGGAGAGCGTCAGTGCGTGAATTCCAGTACATGCCCAGGACTTTTACTGGTGCATCACTGATTTCTTTAAGAGGTGTATCTAGCTGCTTTTCTTGAGCGACTTCAGCGAGTAATTTTAGACTATTGCTAGCCCATTTGGCAAGCGGGAAGCAGCCTGCTGCACACAGTGCTTTTGTTTGCACTGCAACCTCTATAGCGTCTTCTTCATTGTCTGCTCCACCGTAGATGTCATCTACGTAGCGTGTATCCAACATTGGAGCAACAGCTAGCGGAAAGCGGTGTCCTTCATCCTTCACAAGTTGAATGAGCACACGTACAGCGTCAAAAGGTGCACTAGCGGTTCCGTATGTGACTGTCTTGAGACAGTAAGCGTCTACCAGGTCATTCTCATCTGTCCAGAGAATGCACTGAAGCGGCCAATCAAGAGAGTCGACCTCAATCTGTCTGAACATCTTGGTGATGTCAGTAGCGAATAGAATTTTATTGCAGCGGATTCTCAACATCAcgtcaaaaatgtcaatttgcgTTTTGGGTCCTGCGTGAAGAATATCATTCAATGAAATTCCTGTAGATGTTGCACAGGAACCATTGAACACTGTGCGGAGCTTCGTAGTGGCACTATCAAGCTTCAATACCCCATGGTGAGGCAAGAAGTAAGCGTTTGCGGGCAATTCGTTGATTGGAACTCGTACCATGTGTCCTAGTTGAATATATTCTGCCATGAATGCATGATACATGTCAGAATAATCCTTTTCTCGCGACAAGCGAGTTATTAATCTGCGGAGTGACCCCATGGCTGCGTTAATAGAGTCGCCAAGTTGACTCTCGGGGGCTTTAAGCGGTAATCTCACTACATAGCGTCCATCAGGCTGTCGATAATGCGTTTGACGAAAGTGAACTTCACATTCGTCTTCCTCAGCGTCGTTGAGCGATGAAATTCCTGATGGAACTTCTTCCTGTTCCCAAAACTTAGCGATAGCGTCTTGTAATTCTGTATCAAGTGACGCATGTAATGCTGCGTGTGATGTTGAAGCGGGTTTAGCGGTGACAGCTCCATAAATAATCCAACCAAGCGTGGTGGATTGTGCGATCGGAGCATTGCGAGGTCCTCTTTGAATCTCTGCGTTCATGATCTGTGCGGCTGGCGATGCACCTAGAATAATGTCTACAGGACGCGGCTGTAGATACTGCGGGTCGGCTAGTTGGAGATTCTCCAGATGCGGCCATTTCGGATCAGCGATCACGAACGATGGAAGATCTACCGTCAATGTTGGTAGAATATGCATGCTGACATGCATTGATGCGGTCGAATACAGCGAACGAAGCTCAATTGTGCTCACACCTAGTGAGCTTCCTGCGGAGACATTGCCGATGCCCTTGAGCATGACCATGTCACGCTGTAGCGGTTGTCCGAGCTTCTTGAAGAGCGTCTGTCTCATAAATGAGAGCTCTGAACCTTGATCAATCAAGACTCTGGCGGTGATTGGATTGCCATGATGCGGGCGGACCTGGACTAAGGCGGTAGCTAGTAATACTTGAGCGGAAAGCGAATCTGAAATAATCAACAGTTAATGTTGAGTTATAAGCGGTCTAATGGAACTTTTAGTTACCTTGTGCGGTGTCAACTTGTTGCGGTGAAGCTGATTTAGGCGGTACTTCTCGGTGAATAGAAGTGTGATGGCGTAGACTGCACTTCCTGCAGCCCTGAGCAGTCTTACAATCAGCTACACGATGTGGGCCCAAGCAATTGTAGCACAAGCGGTATTTCTCGACAATGTCGATTCGTTCCTCCACAGTAGCGGCCTTGAATGTCGGGCAAAACAGCATGTAGTGCTCCTCCGGGCACAGCGGGCAATTTCTCCTGGGCTTTCCCTTGTATTGAGCAGCGGTGTATGAAGATCTTGTCTTCGGTTGTTTGTCGTTGCGGGACCCACCTGATTTATGATTTTCAGGTTGCTTCTTGGGCTCAGAAGCTGGCTCCAAGTTCTCCCAAGCTCTGACTTTGGACTTGAGGAACTCGTGAAGTTGCGTATAGGTCGGCATGATATCAGTTAACCCAAGACTAGTCTCCCAGTCCTCTCTTACAGCGGGTGGCAAGCGGCGCAGCGTCAGGTGAATGATCATTAAGTCCCAGTTGTCAACTGGAACTCCTTGAGTCTTGATGGAGTCCAAAGCTTTTTGATTGGATAAAAGCAAGGCGTCTAATTTCGCGGCTGATCGTGCGGGAACTGACTCTCCTACCAATAGATCTTCAAGATGTGATGCCACTACGCGGCGAGGATTCGAATAGCGGCTCTTCAGGAGATTCCAAGCGGGCTCAAATGAATCATCAGTGGATGACATGTTTCCAATAAGCTGGTGGGCTTCCTTTTCTGTGAAGGTTTTCAAATAATGCATCTTCTGACTGTTTTTAAGAAGAGCATTGTCAATAACAATGTCAGAGAATAGCTGGCTAAAGGATCCCCAACGTTTGAAGTCACCAGAGAACGTGTGGAGTTTGATCTTTGGGAGTCCTGTGCTAGATGATCCACCCAGGTAAGCGGTGCTGTGCATAGCCAGAGTGGCTTGAGCTTGTTCTGCGTCTCTGGCATCAATCTCTTGCTGGATGACGTCCTTGCGGGTGGCTATGCGGGTCTGCAGAGTGGTGTACGAGGTGTGAGCACTCGTATAGCGGTTCTCAGTGTGGTACTCGCTTTGAAGTACCTCAGGATACGTCTCGAAAATTAGCGAGTTCAGGTTTGTGATGTCGTGCCAAAGCCTGTAGCTGTGGTTTTGAGCAGCTTCAACTGCAGTCATTGAAAGCTTGTTGAGCTCATCCTCCGTTAAGCGGTCCACCATGGCTTGCAAAGCATCCAGGTACTGCTTTTGCATGGCGATAGCTGACTCAAACTGCATTACGTTGGTCATTATAGGCCCGAGGTCGAGTTTTCAGTCGAATAAAGCGAAAGTTCAGCGTACCGGTGTACGTACGACTACCAAGAGCAGCACCCGATGTGCTCTGCGATGCTCCTGACACTCGACCTTTCCTAGCGGTTATGCACTTCACTCAACACGACACAATTTTTAAGcggaataattaattaaattaattgagatAGAGCCAGCCTGATCCGGCTCGAGGGACCAAATGTAAAATGCTGAAATAGCGGAAAAACTAAGGATCAGGTTTAGaactggatatctcaattaaaatacaaaaattattattcaatacaTGTGGCGTGATCGAGCGGTCGATTGGCGCAAGCATGTGAAAATTAGCGGGAACGAGCGCTTGTCAGGTGCGTATTGTAAATTTGGGGAGCCCACAGTGACGTAGTGCTCACTAAGTGGGCCTGTTCACTGAACAGACaactactaatcacttattttggatattaaattataaattgtggcttttatactttctacattaagttctgtaatatttacatttttgccaccccgatgtccgctttactgtttgaaactataaaaactaaccggaatccgagtgaatattacagtttacttttttccgtgtatagtTTTATTTCTACTATGTGTGAATTcacttttgattttattttaattcgatggtcttttttatttcgtaaaaaaatatgGCAAAAATTGCGGAAAACACCTTTAGCGTAACAGACAAGTTCAAATAATTGTAAGCTAAATCAAAACGTCTGGTTCCTAAATAATTGATTCGGTGTGAAATATATCTCATATATATCAGTAGTTGTGCAGATTTCAAGATTGGTGGCCCACTATTTTTTGTCcatattttgaagaatttcctgaaacatatttaatattattaataagttgtcttatacactgataaaaaaattgaattgtctCCAGAGATAAAGTCTTGTCTCAAGAAActtattttgaagagttttatTGTCTTTAATCATGACGAAatattcttgagtcaagtgtAATTTCTgaggttaaaaatttttctagctGCATCAAGCCGATGAAACTCTTCAACATAAGTTTTTCGAATCAATTGTAAATAgcgtaatttaataattagtaatatcgtaaaactgataaatttttacatatagCAAAGCTGCCTAATTTTTATACGGCGCTAggctgataaatttttacatatagCAAAGCTGCCTAATTTTTATACGGCGCTAggctgataaatttttacatatatcAAAGCTGCCTAATTTTTATACGGCGCTAggctgataaatttttacatatagCAAAGCTGCCTAATTTTTATACGGCGCTAggctgataaatttttacatatagCAAAGCTGCCTAATTTTGATATGGCGCTAggctgataaatttttacatatagCAAAGCTGCCTAATTTTGATATGGCGCTAggctgataaatttttacatgcaTCAAAGCTGCCTAATTTTTATATGGCGCTAggctgataaatttttacatacaGCAAAGCtgacaaatttttatgtaattgagCTGGCTATttgaatagttaaaaaattatgcaacCAGCAAATATTGTAATGTTTGTTAGTAAGATGCCCACCTCCACCCTCTTACCAccacattgaaaatttttgtaatttcaatCTATGTTCCACTGTATtgcaatataatatattagtATATAAATTCAAGACAtgtctattatttttatgcgtGCAGATATagaatcaaatattaaattaattctcgaATTATGCTAGGTAGATCTACATCATTTTCAAATGTATAGTCTTTAGTAAGTTTCATAATTATATgtgttatatttaaattttgtttctaCCGTCATTTGGAATGTTTTATATAGGATACCATTATTCACATTACTGATAATCAACATGAATGtttgagaattattttttaagcaattGTGCAAGATATAAATgattcaattgaattttttgacgcaaaatGGCTATAAATTATACTTTCACAAGGTTAAagatgtaaatattaaaagaaacCATTTATTGAGTTTCTTTTTCAAAGTTTCtatataattcaaataattcgaAACGCATATAAGGAATActattttcaaaatcatttcGAATATTGGGAATATtgtaactattatttttacattcagCTGCATAGAAATGGGtactatcaatattaaaaactgTCAAAAAGTTTGACGAGTTggtatcatcatcatcatcattatcaggGCCTGATTCAATGATTGAggcaatttttgaattatttatagtaaatgtaatcaattttatttttaatgccTGACTAATTGCAATCATTGAGCCTTCGTGAGCCCAAATTCCTTCACCAGCTATCATTCTAACAAAATCATCTATTGCTGGCTCTTGATTGATATTAAATTGACCATTGATATTTAATGCAAcagttattatatttttctccaATAATGGTGTGTAATAATGTCTGTTATCAAGAATATGatagataataaatagttTGATTTCTGGATATTTGTTTTCATCGTTTAGCCACAGTTTTGCAATGGAGCGATAGAAACAATTACCATCCCCTTTAATGTCGTAGATATCAAACCTTTCGAGGCATTCTTTTGGTaagaaagtaaatttaacttttttatcatcattatcattgttaCTTGAGTTTAATGTGTTATCTACATTCATGTCCTGCATAAAAATACAGAGATGATTAATAAGTTGATGATTGTCATTCACAATTTCTTCAATATCTTGTAGACTTTTACTTTCATATATTCTATTCAGAGTAGTGGTAATTttgtttgtatatttattgCAGTAATAACATAGAATTTCATCAACTTggatcaaatttatttttcgatttttccaaacttgatgattttttgtaGGCTTTCTAGATACATTGTCAATATTGTGAACGAGCGGCAGCTTCAAAGGCGACCTgtaactatttttaacttcccgctaaaaatctcagattttcaaaaatcgggaagttattgttttcaccccgttttgcaaaaatcgagttttcatcagatctcgacgttttaaggtcataggaagcttccctgaccaCCCCCGCggtggtgtctgtatgtctgtatgtatgtgtgtgtgtgtgtgtgtgtgtgtgtgtgtgtgtgtgtgtgtgtgtgtgtgtgtgtgtgtgtgtggatgtatgtaaacctcttataacttttgaacggcttgaccgatttgatcgcggttggcgccattcgaaagggcttgcccaaacttagatttcctgaaaatttgaaccgattcggaccgatagattttgagaaatcgtaaaaaaactacaaaaaaaaattttttcaaaagtggtttttttgaaataacttttaaacggctctaccgatcaatttcaaaaactaatcagctcttaacgacaaaaaaccacgtcgatcgccgccaatccgggcaaaatcggttaattcgttcgtgagttatcgttgacgaaagaaaaccgaaaaaagcgttttttcggaattactccgaattNNNNNNNNNNNNNNNNNNNNNNNNNNNNNNNNNNNNNNNNNNNNNNNNNNNNNNNNNNNNNNNNNNNNNNNNNNNNNNNNNNNNNNNNNNNNNNNNNNNNaataaataattttgttaatcgAATTTCTGTGTTTAAATCATAATTCCTTCCAGCAATCTCTCACGACCCTGACCTAGCACTCCATGTTCTGGTCCAGTTTCTGGATACTGAGATCAAAaatccagtggcgcccttaagAGTAAAAGGGGCGACCAAGGGAAACAAAACACTCCGTTTCAAGAGAAGGACACTAATGAGTTTTGAGACGATGCTTGCCTATTTAAAGGGGTTGAATGTCATAAAATGATATATGTTAGATTTCAAATgagtttattttcatttttacatttttgctATTCGGAAAATTTGCGAGATTCTCATTCAAGCTtagctaaatattttttagtgataTTAACACAATTCTGTATATGTCGACCAAGACCGTCGGTTCGCTTAACTTTGTAGTTTCTTGGACATATTGGGCAATAATACAAACAATCTTCATGATTTATTCTTATATGGTTTTTCATATCGAACTTTCTCCGCAGCTGATGACCACAATGTGTACACTcaaatttatttccttttcgTATAATTCTTTTTTCCAAGTTATATGGGCTTTTATGaagataaaaaacattttttatttgtttgttttcACCTTCTATTTTTTTGGTAGCTTTTCTCagtttttctttaatttcattaactgTCAATTGAGATAGAAATTCCTTAATTTCATGTTCGTTTTTTTCACTGGCATCATCTTCGCCTTCATTTTcgttttcttcttcttctccttcttccGAGCTTTCACATGAACTGGTCTCCGGTGTTTTTTGCAGCATTTCTGCAAACTCGCTAAAGTTGTAATTTTCGAGAATCACCGTTGGACATTTTTTAACCAGCTGACATACATTTTCTGTTTCACTGGTCtgaaaataaacataaataaaagtttgtaACTTCAACTTAACTGGATTGGAGGGGGTTTCCGGTTATACTCGGTTTTCTAATTGACTCCCAGATTCTGGTCTCGCACAAAATGGGGTGTCAGGTAATTTTTGATCTCTGGAGTCACCCAACACGAAATTGATAATCTTTTATCTCTAGGTATTATCAGCCTAGTCTAAACGTAACATAAAAACATAACGAGAACTGAGACCAGTGGACCAGGGGTCGAATAGACAACTGAATGCCTCAGAATTGCCCAGTGTGCTGGTTTATCGATAGGGGCGTGTTTCGGGCAGGAAGAGGATCCAGGACACTCAATACGAGAACTTTGTAGAAATAAACACACATACAATTCATTGGCTAAAACatctgtaatttttaagaacttAAGGAGAGGTTTAGAActcacaaaatatatatttactaaaatGCAGTTCAGTTCAAATCGAACATCTCGACCGTAAGGTCGTTTCTCTAAATCCGATCTTTCTTAATAAAGAAAGGCTGAATATTGATGAACGAATAacatttgtaatttatttaaatacaaatcACGATATTCCTATCCATAACTTTCTACAGGTTATGGGCTCAGGTATCgcgaataattaaattgtgaaaattttaataaaaactttcaaaTCGTGTGTGACAAATTATTCAAACTTTTGTTTGTTCTCAGTGTAGTTGAATATTGGTTGCAAGTGtattaaaatagtttaaaacaATGGAAAAGTCAAGTGTAAAAACTCAAAGAGGAATAATTCCTTTTAGTGGACTCGATTATAGTATATGGAAAAAGAGAGTGCGTCTTCTTCTAAAGGAGCATCATATACTGAGCATTATTGATGAGGAAAATCCCGAATTTCTAAAAGAAAAATGGACCAAAAAAAACGACGTTGCGCACAGCATTATTGGTTCACTTCTAGCCGACTCATTGTTACATTTTATCGATGTAACATatgctaaaaacatttttgagaaaCTCGATTCTGTGTATGATCGCAAGTCTTCCAACTCAAATGATCATGAGAAAAAGATTTTCCGATTTAAAATTAGCAGCTGAGATGTCTCTTATGGAacatttttctactttttataCATGCATAAATGATCTATTAGCATCTGAATCAAAAATAGATAAAGCAAACAAAGTGCTTCATTTATCAAATACACTTTCATCTTCATATGACGGCGTTATTACTGCAATTGAAACTTCATCGGAagacaaattaaattttcactcTGTCGATAGAAACCCAAAGATTTTTcattaagcttaaaaaactgtgtcgaatgccgccaaccgcgtgaaaatcggttcattcattcaaaagttattgcgatttgaaaataaaagaaagagTGTTTTGTCAAAcatctatcaaacttttgagctcgaagagctcaaaagcatacaaaagctatttttttgagctcggagagctcaaaataatacacaaattgtatttacgagctcgaagagctctaaaacgtcaaagtgcaatttcaagcgtttaggtatagaattggcgggaagttgcagggatggccttcagggtcaaccgttttcctaattttttttttaatttttaacgttaAAATCGCGGATTTTCAGTCCAAGGGCGGTCTATAGGGGTGTCTGTAGGGTTGTCCGGGGCAAGTAGCGACTTGATGATTTTTTCTAGGCTTTCTAGATACATTATCAATATTGCAAACGAGCGGCAGCCTCAAAGGCGGCctgtaactattttttttggaatttcttATGACAAGATCACGGATTTTCAGTCTAAGGGGTGACTACAGGGTTGTCTGTAGGGTTGTCCGGGGCAAGTAGcaacttgataattttttttgggctTTCTAGATACATTATCAATATTGTGAACGAGCGGCAGCTTCAAAGGCGACCtgtaactattttatttcgaatTTTTAACGTCAAAATCGCGGATTTTCAGTCTAAGGGGTGACTACAGGAGTGTCTGTAGGGTTGTCCGGAGCAAGTAGCGActtgatgattttttgtaGGCTTTTTAGATACATTATCAATATTGTGAACGAGCGGCAGCTTCAAAGGCGACctgtaactatttttttttggaattttttatgacaagATCACGGATTTTCAGTCTAAGGGGTGACTACAGGGGTGTCTGTATGGTTGTCCGGAGCAAGTAGCGActtgatgattttttgtaGGCTTTTTAGATACATTATCAATATTGTGAACGAGCGGCAGCTTCAAAAGCGACctgtaactattttttttggaatttcttATGACAAGATCACGGATTTTCAGTCTAAGGGGTGACTACAGGGTTGTCTGTAGGGTTGTCCGGGGCAAGTAGCGACCTGATGATTTTTTGTAGGCTTTCTAGatacattattaatattgtgaACGAGCGGCAGCTTCAAAGGCGACctgtaactatttttttttttgaatttttaacgtTAAAATCCACATATCATTTCAATGCCAAAGAGTGTAACGGAGTGATCGTTACCCGGTAAATTCCCCTATTTCGGTATCCGGTTATTTATCGACTGCTCACAGAGCGCTGTGATCTATAGCTCGTTTAGAGCTAGTAAGAGAGGCCCCAAGGTGGAGAAATCCGCGTAGTGGTAGTGGGGAGAGTGGAGGAAGCAAGGAAGTGAGAAcaaaatttggtaagaatcatTGTGGCTGAGTGGCTCGTCTGGACGACAcgcaaaattttctaaaacatCCAGcgaaggtaattatttttattctgcttgtccAATGTGGAACGAAGCGATAATATCTTGTTAATTTAATGCTTGCTAGGCCGAATGCCAGCTTGGTTAAATTAACTTTAACGTGtaataatttctaatgctGATTTGCGGTTACAGGCGGAATAAATACCCAGAGAGCGAGTGATGGTGACCAGAGGTTGCCGCCAAATTGAGAATACGGCACCGAAGGAAAATTCACGCCAGTACCCGAATACGAGGAGTTCCAGCTCACCGTTGGAGGGCagattaaaattataagaacTCCAGGTACAAATAACGAGTTAGAATTATTCCTCGGGTCTGCGGCATCAGCCAGGCAACACGTCGGCTGAAGGTCACCGCCATTTCGTGCTCAGTCACAATCGttactttattttaagtatcatttataaatagtttattttaagtatcattttttaaatagtttatttatttagtaccaaatttaatatcagatttaaaatcagagaaattataaaaacaattaattaataataccagGACAGGTTTCgggttattgattaatttgtttaGAGAAAATTAACTGGTCTTTGTCATTACTTATTTTAGACGTAGGCCTGTCTGGGTTAATAATACTAGGCATCAGTTCGGGTTATTAATTCCAGATTTTTCGCCatgtgtaaaatttatttatttggaaatCTTTGGACAAAAATTTGGCTTAAGCCACTAGAAATTAAGTTGAGTAAaccgtaaaattaaaatcatttaagacaagaatttatttgacagtaaaaattatttataataaattattcggcgcattaattaatatttcacataatttaaaattaaaattagagtCCGGAAAGAATCATCAACATCAATGTAATTgtcaaactaatttatttagtaaaaaatttagaatataaaaattgtaaaatttcgtcagagaaaaattacttgagtTGTGAGACAAAGACGCTAGACCGAGCGAGAGCGTCAGCCATTATTGTCTCGTGCGAAAAACTAAGTAGAGGACACACAAGGTCGAAACTAAAGTCTTCGTtcgtttgaataaaataaactcaagtaaaataaaatataaagctTCAAGAAACATCATGGAATACAatagaataatattttgtctaaattttacattttgcgttgaaaaataaatttagtaaaactTACTGCCGATTActggattaaataaatttcttcggattaaataaagtaacttggattaaattaaatattgtaaaagaCTTAAGTTTACTCAAATCATcggaatttattaaatttggaaattgaagattaaaatctatttattaatttctcgGACATAACAATTAGGATTGATTCAAGATACGAAGACCtcttgttttaaatatttattgttgtaaTATTAAGAACACTGTTTTTGGATGGAGGGCGCTCGTATGAGCTAGACGTGTTTTATTGCTGTGATCAAATTAAAGTGAAAATCCTGTCAAAAAGCAGTAAACGGTACACGAAAGAGGTTTAAGAGGAGCAGAAAAATTGAGGGTACTGAGAAACTAGTAAAGTTGTGGAAAACGAGAAGGGAAACGCACATTCGAGTGTAATTGTGGGTGTCAACAAAGAGTTAGGTTAGGCCAAACAGGTATGGGGCATACCGGGAAAAAAGACAAGGGGAATGCGCATGACAAAGGCGCAGGCGGTAAGCAAGAGACTCTGCTAAGTTTCGTAGTGAAAACAGGTAAAGAA contains the following coding sequences:
- the LOC123271538 gene encoding uncharacterized protein LOC123271538; this translates as MTNVMQFESAIAMQKQYLDALQAMVDRLTEDELNKLSMTAVEAAQNHSYRLWHDITNLNSLIFETYPEVLQSEYHTENRYTSAHTSYTTLQTRIATRKDVIQQEIDARDAEQAQATLAMHSTAYLGGSSSTGLPKIKLHTFSGDFKRWGSFSQLFSDIVIDNALLKNSQKMHYLKTFTEKEAHQLIGNMSSTDDSFEPAWNLLKSRYSNPRRVVASHLEDLLVGESVPARSAAKLDALLLSNQKALDSIKTQGVPVDNWDLMIIHLTLRRLPPAVREDWETSLGLTDIMPTYTQLHEFLKSKVRAWENLEPASEPKKQPENHKSGGSRNDKQPKTRSSYTAAQYKGKPRRNCPLCPEEHYMLFCPTFKAATVEERIDIVEKYRLCYNCLGPHRVADCKTAQGCRKCSLRHHTSIHREVPPKSASPQQVDTAQDSLSAQVLLATALVQVRPHHGNPITARVLIDQGSELSFMRQTLFKKLGQPLQRDMVMLKGIGNVSAGSSLGVSTIELRSLYSTASMHVSMHILPTLTVDLPSFVIADPKWPHLENLQLADPQYLQPRPVDIILGASPAAQIMNAEIQRGPRNAPIAQSTTLGWIIYGAVTAKPASTSHAALHASLDTELQDAIAKFWEQEEVPSGISSLNDAEEDECEVHFRQTHYRQPDGRYVVRLPLKAPESQLGDSINAAMGSLRRLITRLSREKDYSDMYHAFMAEYIQLGHMVRVPINELPANAYFLPHHGVLKLDSATTKLRTVFNGSCATSTGISLNDILHAGPKTQIDIFDVMLRIRCNKILFATDITKMFRQIEVDSLDWPLQCILWTDENDLVDAYCLKTVTYGTASAPFDAVRVLIQLVKDEGHRFPLAVAPMLDTRYVDDIYGGADNEEDAIEVAVQTKALCAAGCFPLAKWASNSLKLLAEVAQEKQLDTPLKEISDAPVKVLGMYWNSRTDALQFKYTLPQETPKTKRAILSEIAKLYDPLGLLAPIVVKAKIFMQDLWLDRVSWDEQLSPSLIHKWTGYRDDLRNIESIRIPRWNNIAPGATMELHGFSDASQNAMAAAVYLRVTDADGNTKVSLLCSKTQVAPLKTMTIPRLELSAAWLLTQLILHVKEVQSLGNVRINLWTDSAVTLAWIKSPATRWKTFVRNRVGKIQETLRDVSWKFIPGKQNPADCASRGIPTLKLKQHALWWHGPTWLHEPESSWPTLEPPTDNATHREERQGLTLVTWKAENCLLQQLLSHYSQLFPLLRKLSIWHRVIDRFKRVPQSSLAYPLTPSDLERAKLTLIKFTQGQYFAREIHTFQDGDDLPKNNSITKLTPFIDHQGVLRVGGRLKNALLDPEEKHPAILPRHSPLTSILIDDSHRKTLHGGTQLTLAELRKAVWIIGGRVPVRSFILRCVICTRHRGERAQQLMGQLPAARVQPTRAFLHTGLDYAGPITLKTFQGRGANTYKGWIAVFVCMFSSAVHLELVTDYTAAAFIAAYRRFTSRRGICHTLYSDCGTNFVGAEKELKRLFAAGSRTLRELSSLIAQDGTNWKFNPPGAPHFGGKWEAAVKSIKFHLRRTIGDSLLTLEQYSTLLAQIEAILNSRPLTPLNEDPADLAVLTPGHFLIGQSLTAVPEPSLTDLQPARLSHWEQVQQMVQHFWKRYYQDCIHRYQAISKWHHQRNQIKVGSVVLITTEDLPPTKWPLAKVIAVHPGADGQIRVVTVKTVNTELVRPITKLCVLPLTHEEDDLVDAAANAGENVQ